From Polynucleobacter sp. JS-JIR-II-b4, a single genomic window includes:
- the ffh gene encoding signal recognition particle protein: MLENLTDRLSRVVKTMRGQARLTEANTAEMLREIRLALLEADVALPVVKSLLEQIKFKALGEEVVGSLSPGQALVGVVQRELAQVMTGDTNQSGELNLATQPPAVILMAGLQGAGKTTSVGKLAKWLQEKKKKKVLTVSCDVYRPAAIEQLETVTKQVGAEFFPSNISQKPNDIAVAALDWARRHYFDVVIVDTAGRLGIDEALMQEIKTLHASLNPIETLFVVDAMLGQDAVNTAKAFHDALPLTGVILTKLDGDSRGGAALSVRQVTGVPLKFIGVAEKMDGLEVFDAERMANRILGMGDILALVEQAQQHVDVAKAEKLASKISKGGFDLEDFRDQLMQMQKMGGMASLMDKLPSQMAQAASKANLSNADKQTTRMRGIIDSMTPRERRKPELLKASRKRRIAAGSGVEVQEVNRLLAQFEQMQTMMKQFKGGKMARTMASMAAKGAAKGIGGLFKK, translated from the coding sequence ATGCTAGAAAACCTCACCGACCGTCTATCACGCGTTGTTAAAACAATGCGGGGGCAGGCCCGCCTCACCGAAGCCAATACCGCAGAAATGCTGCGGGAAATCCGCTTGGCCCTATTGGAAGCTGACGTAGCGCTGCCGGTAGTCAAGTCTTTGCTGGAACAAATTAAATTTAAAGCCCTTGGCGAGGAAGTGGTTGGAAGCCTTAGTCCTGGACAAGCCCTGGTTGGCGTAGTTCAACGTGAGCTCGCCCAAGTCATGACGGGCGATACCAATCAAAGTGGCGAACTCAATCTAGCAACCCAGCCTCCTGCAGTGATCTTGATGGCGGGCTTACAGGGTGCGGGTAAAACGACATCTGTCGGCAAACTCGCTAAGTGGCTACAAGAGAAAAAGAAAAAGAAAGTTCTGACTGTTTCTTGTGACGTTTATCGTCCCGCTGCGATTGAGCAATTAGAAACTGTTACTAAGCAGGTTGGCGCTGAGTTTTTCCCGAGCAATATTAGTCAAAAACCAAATGACATCGCTGTAGCCGCCCTAGATTGGGCGCGCCGCCATTACTTTGATGTGGTGATTGTGGATACCGCAGGACGTCTTGGCATTGATGAAGCACTCATGCAAGAAATCAAGACCTTGCATGCCAGTCTCAATCCAATCGAAACCTTATTCGTAGTTGACGCCATGCTGGGACAAGATGCTGTCAATACCGCCAAAGCCTTCCACGACGCCCTGCCACTAACTGGTGTGATCCTCACCAAGCTGGATGGCGACTCTCGCGGCGGTGCGGCCCTCTCAGTACGTCAAGTAACTGGTGTACCGCTCAAATTTATCGGCGTTGCCGAGAAGATGGATGGTCTAGAGGTATTTGATGCCGAACGCATGGCCAACCGTATCTTGGGCATGGGCGATATTCTGGCTCTGGTTGAGCAGGCTCAACAACACGTTGATGTCGCCAAAGCAGAAAAATTAGCCAGCAAGATTTCTAAAGGCGGGTTTGATCTAGAAGACTTTCGAGATCAACTCATGCAAATGCAAAAGATGGGTGGCATGGCTAGCCTGATGGACAAGTTGCCTAGCCAAATGGCACAAGCTGCCTCAAAAGCAAATCTCAGTAATGCAGATAAACAAACTACGCGTATGCGCGGCATTATTGATAGCATGACTCCTCGCGAGCGCAGAAAGCCTGAATTACTTAAAGCCAGTCGCAAGCGTCGCATTGCTGCCGGCTCCGGCGTAGAAGTTCAAGAGGTCAATCGCCTGCTAGCTCAGTTCGAGCAAATGCAAACCATGATGAAGCAATTCAAGGGTGGAAAAATGGCGCGCACCATGGCAAGCATGGCTGCAAAAGGAGCCGCCAAGGGTATTGGCGGGCTCTTTAAAAAATAA
- a CDS encoding carbohydrate kinase family protein, with protein sequence MASLICGSIAYDTIMNFEGKFADQILPEQIHILNVAFLVPTMRREFGGCAGNIAYNLNLLGGDPIIMATVGGDAAPYLSRLEQLKIDASHIRQIDQAFTAQAMITTDQANNQITAFHPGAMGESHLNQVSAVVAERSKNAKGPAKLGIVAPDGRQGMWEHCHQLADANIPFIFDPGQGLPMFNGPELLELIDIASYLAVNDYEGEMLSQRTGLSLAKVAERVKALIVTKGAEGADIYVDGKVIAIPPVPAAKVVDPTGCGDAFRGGLLFGLENGMDWDTTGRLASLMGSIKITHQGPQNHQLSKDQIAEQFKAAFGFSF encoded by the coding sequence ATGGCTAGCTTGATCTGTGGCTCCATTGCCTACGACACCATCATGAACTTTGAAGGCAAATTTGCCGATCAAATCCTGCCTGAGCAGATTCATATTCTGAATGTAGCTTTCTTGGTACCAACTATGCGCCGTGAATTTGGCGGTTGCGCTGGCAATATTGCCTACAACCTCAATCTTTTGGGCGGCGATCCGATCATCATGGCTACAGTGGGTGGTGATGCTGCGCCCTACTTAAGTCGCCTTGAGCAACTCAAAATTGATGCAAGCCATATTCGCCAGATCGATCAAGCCTTTACTGCGCAAGCGATGATCACCACTGATCAAGCCAATAACCAAATCACTGCTTTCCATCCGGGTGCTATGGGTGAATCCCACCTTAACCAAGTCTCCGCCGTTGTGGCTGAGCGTAGCAAGAACGCTAAGGGTCCAGCGAAATTAGGAATTGTTGCACCCGACGGTCGCCAAGGGATGTGGGAGCACTGCCATCAACTGGCTGACGCCAATATTCCCTTTATCTTTGATCCGGGCCAAGGTTTACCAATGTTTAATGGTCCCGAGCTTTTGGAATTGATCGATATCGCCAGCTACTTGGCAGTAAATGACTATGAGGGAGAGATGCTTTCTCAAAGAACGGGATTGAGTTTGGCCAAAGTAGCTGAGCGAGTAAAAGCGCTCATCGTTACCAAAGGCGCCGAGGGTGCTGATATTTATGTTGATGGCAAGGTGATCGCGATTCCACCAGTACCAGCTGCAAAAGTAGTAGATCCAACAGGTTGCGGAGATGCATTCCGCGGTGGATTGCTGTTTGGTTTAGAAAATGGCATGGACTGGGATACCACCGGTCGACTTGCTAGCTTGATGGGTTCAATCAAAATTACCCATCAGGGACCACAAAATCACCAACTCAGCAAAGATCAGATCGCAGAGCAATTTAAAGCAGCATTCGGCTTTAGTTTCTAA
- a CDS encoding inner membrane protein YpjD → MDILGYSSYGWLPSALYLALLLVLSFKAKSGVESRLSSALVQAAIFVILVIHGVQLHDSVFTPQGFVFGFAQDLSLIAWVGLAFYWFQSWFLPISSLRWMALMFALICAFLPTVFPGTLISPKAVSDPWFKGHFVVATVSVGLLSLAAMHAMLMSVQDRALHRQLAIIPNGRLAHWLEDLPPLMTMESLLFNLLYVGFALLSLTVFSGLLFSQTLFGKPLMFDHKTIFALVSWFLFAGLLIARWRVGLRGRAAIRWVLSAYTALLLAYVGSRFVVEVILQRA, encoded by the coding sequence ATGGATATTTTAGGTTACTCAAGTTACGGATGGCTCCCTTCCGCACTTTATTTAGCGCTTTTGCTGGTTTTGAGCTTCAAAGCCAAGAGCGGCGTGGAGTCTAGGCTCTCCAGCGCTCTGGTGCAGGCTGCTATTTTTGTGATTTTGGTGATTCATGGGGTGCAATTGCATGACTCAGTTTTCACTCCCCAAGGCTTTGTATTTGGGTTTGCGCAAGATTTATCCTTGATTGCTTGGGTTGGCCTAGCCTTTTATTGGTTCCAGTCTTGGTTTTTGCCTATCTCGAGCTTACGTTGGATGGCCTTAATGTTTGCGCTCATTTGCGCATTTCTGCCGACTGTTTTTCCAGGAACCTTGATTTCACCTAAAGCGGTTTCGGATCCTTGGTTTAAGGGGCACTTCGTGGTGGCTACTGTCTCAGTGGGCTTGCTGAGTCTGGCGGCGATGCATGCCATGCTCATGAGTGTTCAAGATCGCGCGTTGCATCGTCAGTTGGCAATCATTCCTAATGGCCGCCTTGCTCATTGGTTGGAGGATCTACCTCCGCTCATGACGATGGAGAGTCTTTTGTTCAATTTGCTTTATGTTGGTTTTGCGCTTTTGAGTTTGACAGTCTTCTCAGGCCTACTCTTTTCGCAAACCCTGTTTGGCAAACCTTTAATGTTTGACCACAAAACCATTTTTGCTTTGGTCTCCTGGTTTTTGTTTGCCGGTCTTTTGATAGCGCGTTGGCGAGTGGGGCTGCGTGGCAGAGCAGCTATTCGTTGGGTATTAAGTGCCTATACCGCTTTGTTGCTTGCATATGTCGGCAGTCGTTTTGTAGTTGAAGTGATTCTTCAGAGAGCTTAA
- a CDS encoding RNA pyrophosphohydrolase, whose translation MLDREGYRPNVGIVLLNSRNEVFWGKRVGQHSWQFPQGGIQHGESPEQAMYRELQEEVGLLPEHVQIIGRTRDWLRYDVPEEYLRRQHATRVHRAAYRGQKQIWFLLRLVGLDSDIQLRASEHPEFDAWRWVPFWIQLDAVIGFKREVYQLALSELARFLSRGVRMQQLAWGSPLDLIQSFYGGTHEHPKDGNPNDQST comes from the coding sequence ATGCTTGACCGTGAAGGGTATCGCCCGAATGTCGGCATTGTCCTCCTCAACAGCCGTAACGAGGTTTTCTGGGGAAAACGCGTTGGGCAGCATTCGTGGCAGTTCCCGCAGGGCGGGATTCAGCATGGTGAAAGCCCTGAACAGGCTATGTACCGCGAATTGCAAGAGGAGGTTGGCTTACTGCCGGAGCATGTCCAAATTATTGGACGCACCAGGGATTGGCTTCGCTACGACGTCCCTGAGGAATACTTGCGCCGTCAACATGCCACTAGGGTCCACAGGGCTGCGTATCGCGGACAAAAACAAATTTGGTTTCTCTTGCGTCTAGTGGGCCTAGATAGCGATATCCAACTACGCGCTTCTGAACATCCTGAATTCGATGCTTGGCGCTGGGTACCATTCTGGATTCAGCTAGACGCCGTCATTGGCTTTAAACGTGAAGTTTATCAACTTGCGCTTTCAGAATTAGCGCGTTTCCTATCCCGCGGCGTACGCATGCAGCAGCTTGCCTGGGGATCTCCTCTTGATTTAATTCAGTCTTTTTACGGTGGTACTCACGAACACCCGAAAGATGGCAACCCAAACGACCAATCCACATGA
- a CDS encoding proline--tRNA ligase → MKASQSFLATLKEAPSDAEVVSHKLMVRAGLIRKLSAGIYNYLPLGLKVIRKVENIIREEMNRAGAIELLMPMIQPAELWQETGRWEKMGPELLRIKDRHDRDFLIQPTSEEVITDLARNEVKSYKQLPINFYQIQTKFRDERRPRFGIMRGREFSMKDAYSFDRDVEGLKKSYQIMFDAYTRIFKRMGLQFRAVTADNGAIGGSGSQEFHVIADTGEDAIVYCPSSDYAANLEAAESLALIAARAAASAAMTKVPTPDKTNCADVAKFLNIPLESTVKSLLFAADQDEGPAKLFMLLVRGDHELNEVKASKIPGMAESRFATEAEIKQACNAPAGYLGPVGVSADVTVVADRTVANMADFVCGANEAGHHLTGVNWGRDLPEPLVLDIRNAVIGDPSPDGKGVVDICRGIEVGHVFQLGTRYSEAMGCTYLDQQGKAQPMVMGCYGIGVTRLLGAAIEQGHDEKGIIWPISMAPFEVVICPMGYEKSEAVKAACDQLHDELLAAGIDVILDDRNERPGAMFADWELIGAPFRVVIGDRGLADSQVEFKGRTDTESQNIPLNDIKAKVIAAVQAAKTLVN, encoded by the coding sequence ATGAAAGCCTCACAATCATTTCTCGCCACGCTAAAAGAAGCCCCCTCCGACGCTGAGGTGGTTTCGCACAAACTTATGGTGCGTGCAGGTTTAATTCGTAAGCTCAGCGCAGGCATTTACAACTATTTGCCGCTGGGTTTGAAAGTGATCCGCAAGGTGGAAAACATCATTCGCGAGGAAATGAATCGTGCTGGCGCAATTGAATTGCTAATGCCAATGATTCAGCCTGCTGAATTGTGGCAAGAGACTGGTCGTTGGGAAAAGATGGGGCCAGAGTTGCTGCGTATCAAAGATCGCCATGATCGCGATTTTTTGATTCAACCAACTTCTGAAGAGGTCATTACTGATTTGGCTCGCAATGAAGTGAAGAGTTACAAACAACTACCAATCAATTTTTATCAAATTCAAACCAAGTTCCGTGATGAGCGTCGCCCACGTTTCGGCATCATGCGTGGTCGCGAATTCAGCATGAAAGATGCTTACTCATTTGATCGCGATGTTGAGGGTCTCAAGAAATCCTATCAAATCATGTTTGATGCTTATACCCGTATCTTTAAGCGTATGGGCCTTCAGTTCCGTGCTGTAACCGCAGACAATGGAGCGATTGGTGGTTCTGGCAGTCAAGAGTTCCACGTGATTGCTGATACTGGTGAAGATGCGATTGTGTATTGCCCTAGTTCTGATTACGCAGCAAATTTAGAAGCTGCCGAATCATTGGCTTTGATTGCTGCTCGTGCTGCTGCATCTGCTGCGATGACCAAGGTGCCAACGCCCGATAAGACGAACTGTGCTGATGTGGCTAAGTTCTTAAATATTCCTCTTGAAAGCACCGTAAAGTCTTTGCTGTTTGCTGCTGATCAAGATGAAGGGCCAGCAAAACTCTTTATGTTGTTGGTGCGCGGTGACCATGAGCTTAACGAAGTCAAGGCAAGCAAAATTCCAGGTATGGCGGAATCACGCTTTGCTACTGAGGCAGAAATCAAACAAGCTTGTAATGCGCCAGCAGGTTATTTAGGTCCTGTTGGAGTCAGCGCTGATGTGACGGTTGTTGCTGATCGCACCGTTGCCAATATGGCTGACTTTGTTTGTGGCGCCAATGAAGCTGGTCATCACTTGACTGGTGTGAATTGGGGTCGTGATTTGCCTGAGCCTTTGGTGCTGGATATTCGTAATGCGGTGATCGGTGACCCTTCGCCAGATGGCAAAGGGGTTGTGGATATTTGCCGCGGTATTGAAGTCGGGCACGTATTTCAATTGGGCACTCGTTATTCGGAAGCAATGGGTTGCACTTACTTAGATCAACAGGGCAAAGCTCAGCCAATGGTAATGGGTTGTTACGGGATTGGTGTTACTCGTTTGCTTGGTGCTGCCATTGAGCAGGGTCATGACGAGAAAGGCATTATCTGGCCAATCTCAATGGCGCCGTTCGAGGTGGTCATTTGCCCAATGGGTTACGAGAAATCAGAAGCAGTTAAAGCCGCATGCGATCAGTTGCATGACGAGCTATTAGCGGCTGGAATTGATGTGATTCTGGATGATCGCAATGAGCGCCCAGGCGCGATGTTTGCTGACTGGGAACTGATCGGAGCACCATTCCGTGTAGTGATTGGTGATCGCGGCTTGGCAGATTCTCAAGTGGAATTTAAGGGTCGCACTGATACCGAGTCTCAGAACATCCCGCTAAATGACATCAAAGCAAAAGTGATTGCTGCAGTTCAGGCAGCAAAGACCTTAGTTAATTAA
- the ampD gene encoding 1,6-anhydro-N-acetylmuramyl-L-alanine amidase AmpD translates to MFAGASLVYLWIKGKKQAQFNAENSPKPNKNKPERPTAPEVMVQCQSCKVHLPQSEAFTCDDRFYCSKAHLHALDSKGWVGDAQWRMSPNQDARPENVIPDLVVIHHISLPPGDFKNQSSSQHIVDFFQNKLDPNAHPYFAEIADQKVSSHFLIARSGDLIQFVSTQNKAWHAGVSSFFGREKCNDFSIGIEMEGDGDSPFEDAQYQVLVNLIQKLAVTYPHLQFAGHSDIAPDRKTDPGMYFDWKKFQKETGILPERLPFGLSPR, encoded by the coding sequence TTGTTTGCGGGTGCCAGCCTTGTTTACCTTTGGATTAAGGGTAAGAAGCAAGCACAGTTCAACGCAGAAAATTCTCCTAAACCCAATAAAAATAAGCCTGAGAGGCCTACTGCACCTGAGGTAATGGTGCAATGCCAATCCTGCAAAGTGCACCTTCCTCAGTCAGAAGCCTTTACTTGCGATGACCGTTTTTATTGCTCAAAAGCACATCTTCATGCTCTCGATTCGAAGGGGTGGGTTGGTGATGCGCAATGGAGAATGTCACCTAACCAAGACGCTAGACCAGAAAATGTTATTCCTGATTTAGTTGTGATTCATCACATTAGTCTTCCGCCAGGCGATTTCAAAAATCAATCGTCTAGTCAGCATATTGTTGATTTTTTCCAAAACAAGCTGGACCCAAATGCGCATCCTTATTTTGCGGAGATTGCAGACCAAAAGGTATCCAGCCATTTCTTGATTGCCCGCTCTGGAGATTTAATTCAGTTTGTCTCTACACAGAACAAGGCTTGGCACGCTGGTGTTTCATCATTTTTTGGTAGAGAAAAGTGCAATGACTTTTCGATTGGTATTGAGATGGAGGGGGATGGAGATTCGCCATTTGAAGATGCTCAGTATCAAGTCTTGGTAAATCTCATTCAGAAATTGGCAGTCACATATCCTCATTTGCAATTTGCAGGACACAGCGACATTGCGCCTGATCGCAAAACGGATCCTGGAATGTATTTTGACTGGAAAAAGTTCCAAAAAGAGACAGGCATTCTTCCTGAACGACTACCTTTTGGTCTAAGCCCTCGATAG
- a CDS encoding ribonucleoside-diphosphate reductase subunit alpha, with translation MSPAGAVNQAPSASFVAGGVGGTQATQLSDYKIIRRNGSVVAFEPSKIAIAVTKAFLAVNGGQGAASARVREQVEQLTHSVVRALLRSRPNGGTFHIEDIQDQVELALMRSGEHNVARAYVLYREKRNQERAAQQEVSQEVQTANQAGESGIKVTDNGVEKWLDMAALRTVIEAACEGLGNNIDATPIITETIKNLYDGVPMAQVYDSAILASRTLIEKDPAYSQVTARILMHVIRKEIFGKEVLQGDTQAEYSTYFAKYINEGISAELLDPRMREFDLPRLAAALNASRDLQFNYLGLQTLYDRYFLHIEERRIEMPQAFFMRVAMGLSLNEMDRERRAIEFYEILSTFDFMSSTPTLFNSATTRPQLSSCYLTTVDDDLDGIYEALKENALLSKFAGGLGNDWTNVRALGSHIKGTNGKSQGVVPFLKVVNDTAVAVNQGGKRKGAVCAYLETWHLDIEEFLELRKNTGDDRRRTHDMNTSNWIPDLFMKRVMEGGDWTLFSPSNTPDLHDKFGRAFEEAYVAYEQKADRGELKPFRRIPAQQLWRKMLGMLFETGHPWITFKDPCNIRSPQQHVGVVHSSNLCTEITLNTNETEIAVCNLGSVNLTAHMTTDANGKMTLDHEKLQRTVRTAMRMLDNVIDINYYAVAKARNSNLKHRPVGMGIMGFQDCLHMQRIPYASDEAVKFADSSMEAVCYYAYQASNELAEERGVYSTYKGSLWDRGILPQDSVAMLAAERGGYVEVDNSSTMDWSGLRASIKQHGMRNSNCVAIAPTATISNIIGVSACIEPTFQNLFVKSNLSGEFTVVNEYLVRDLKDRGLWDEVMIADLKYFDGTLSKIDRIPQDLRDLYATAFEVEPSWLVEAASRRQKWIDQAQSLNIYMGGASGKKLDDTYKLAWLRGLKTTYYLRTMAATHVEKSTVASGQLNSVSSGGGVNGTDAAAAQEADGPVCTMRPGDAGFEECEACQ, from the coding sequence ATGAGTCCTGCAGGGGCGGTAAACCAAGCTCCTTCTGCCAGCTTTGTGGCTGGTGGTGTTGGTGGCACCCAGGCAACCCAATTGTCTGATTACAAAATTATTCGCCGTAATGGTTCGGTTGTAGCATTTGAGCCATCCAAAATTGCGATTGCAGTAACTAAGGCATTTTTAGCGGTTAATGGCGGACAAGGTGCTGCATCAGCACGTGTTCGCGAACAAGTAGAGCAGTTGACTCACTCTGTTGTGCGCGCATTGTTGCGTAGCCGCCCAAATGGCGGAACTTTCCATATCGAAGATATTCAAGACCAAGTTGAATTGGCTTTGATGCGTAGTGGTGAGCACAACGTTGCTCGTGCTTACGTTCTCTATCGTGAAAAGCGCAATCAAGAGCGTGCTGCTCAGCAAGAAGTTTCCCAAGAGGTTCAAACAGCCAATCAGGCTGGTGAGTCTGGTATCAAAGTAACCGATAACGGTGTTGAGAAGTGGCTTGATATGGCTGCTTTGCGCACTGTGATTGAGGCAGCTTGCGAAGGTTTGGGTAATAACATTGATGCAACACCAATCATTACTGAAACCATCAAGAACTTGTACGACGGTGTACCAATGGCGCAGGTATATGACTCTGCTATTTTGGCTTCCCGTACTTTGATTGAAAAAGATCCTGCATACAGCCAAGTAACAGCGCGTATCTTGATGCACGTGATTCGTAAAGAAATCTTTGGTAAGGAAGTATTGCAAGGCGATACGCAAGCTGAATACAGCACTTACTTTGCGAAGTACATCAATGAAGGTATCTCTGCTGAGTTGCTGGACCCACGCATGCGTGAGTTTGACTTGCCACGCTTGGCTGCAGCCTTGAACGCCAGCCGTGACTTGCAGTTTAACTATCTTGGCTTGCAAACTTTGTATGACCGCTATTTCTTGCATATTGAAGAGCGTCGTATTGAAATGCCGCAGGCTTTCTTTATGCGCGTTGCAATGGGCTTGTCTTTGAATGAGATGGATCGCGAACGTCGTGCAATCGAGTTCTATGAAATCCTGTCTACATTTGATTTCATGTCCAGCACACCAACCTTGTTCAACTCGGCAACTACTCGTCCACAGCTTTCTAGCTGCTACTTGACGACTGTAGATGATGATTTGGATGGAATTTACGAAGCATTGAAAGAAAATGCTTTGTTGTCTAAGTTTGCTGGTGGTTTGGGCAATGACTGGACTAACGTTCGTGCGTTGGGAAGCCATATCAAAGGTACTAACGGTAAATCACAGGGTGTTGTGCCATTCTTGAAAGTGGTAAACGACACTGCAGTTGCTGTGAACCAAGGCGGTAAGCGTAAGGGCGCAGTTTGTGCCTACCTGGAAACATGGCACTTAGATATCGAAGAGTTCTTGGAATTGCGTAAGAACACTGGTGACGACCGTCGTCGTACCCACGATATGAATACCTCAAACTGGATTCCTGACTTGTTCATGAAGCGTGTCATGGAAGGTGGCGATTGGACTTTGTTCTCGCCATCCAACACTCCAGATTTGCATGACAAATTCGGTAGAGCATTTGAAGAGGCTTATGTTGCCTATGAGCAAAAAGCGGATCGTGGTGAATTGAAGCCATTCCGCCGTATTCCAGCGCAACAGTTATGGCGCAAGATGCTTGGCATGTTGTTTGAAACAGGTCACCCATGGATTACTTTCAAAGATCCTTGCAACATTCGTAGCCCACAGCAGCATGTCGGTGTAGTTCACTCATCTAACCTCTGTACTGAGATCACCCTCAATACAAACGAGACTGAGATTGCGGTTTGTAACTTAGGCTCTGTGAACTTAACTGCTCACATGACAACTGATGCCAACGGCAAGATGACTTTGGATCATGAGAAGCTCCAAAGAACTGTTCGTACTGCAATGCGTATGCTCGATAACGTGATTGACATCAACTACTACGCAGTAGCTAAAGCGCGTAACTCTAACTTGAAGCACCGTCCAGTGGGCATGGGCATCATGGGCTTCCAGGATTGCTTGCATATGCAACGCATTCCTTATGCGAGCGATGAGGCTGTGAAGTTTGCTGACTCTTCAATGGAAGCGGTTTGCTACTACGCATACCAAGCATCCAATGAATTGGCTGAAGAGCGCGGCGTTTACAGCACCTACAAAGGTTCCTTATGGGATCGTGGCATCCTCCCACAAGATTCAGTAGCGATGTTGGCAGCTGAGCGCGGCGGTTATGTAGAGGTGGATAACTCCTCCACTATGGACTGGAGCGGTTTGCGTGCAAGCATCAAGCAGCACGGTATGCGCAACTCTAATTGCGTAGCGATTGCCCCAACAGCAACGATTTCAAACATTATTGGTGTTTCAGCTTGTATTGAGCCTACATTCCAAAACTTGTTTGTGAAATCCAACCTTTCAGGCGAGTTCACAGTGGTAAACGAGTACTTGGTCCGTGATTTGAAGGATCGCGGTCTTTGGGATGAAGTGATGATTGCTGACTTGAAGTACTTTGATGGCACTTTGTCCAAAATCGACCGCATTCCACAAGATTTGCGTGATTTGTATGCAACTGCTTTCGAAGTGGAGCCAAGCTGGTTGGTTGAAGCTGCTTCACGTCGTCAGAAATGGATCGACCAAGCTCAGTCACTCAACATCTACATGGGTGGCGCTTCCGGTAAGAAATTGGATGACACTTACAAATTAGCTTGGTTACGTGGCTTGAAGACAACCTATTACCTCCGCACAATGGCTGCAACTCACGTTGAGAAATCAACCGTTGCTAGTGGTCAGTTGAACTCCGTTTCTAGCGGTGGTGGCGTAAATGGTACAGATGCGGCAGCCGCACAAGAAGCTGATGGCCCAGTTTGCACAATGCGCCCAGGTGATGCTGGTTTCGAAGAATGTGAAGCATGCCAATAA
- a CDS encoding ribonucleotide-diphosphate reductase subunit beta: protein MLNWEEEVAPALAKANLAPQPVAVEPQRPQVDQVAQVAPQVVSAAPAQAAAVGGAALRVNAADKRVINAKTDVNQLVPFKYKWAWEKYLAGCANHWMPQEINMNRDIALWKDPNGLTEDERRIIKRNLGFFTTADSLAANNIVLGTYRHITAPECRQYLLRQAFEEAIHTHAYQYIVESLGLDQAEIFNAYNEIESIRAKDQFLIPFIDVLTDPNFQTGTLENDQKLLRSLIVFACVMEGLFFYVGFTQILAMGRQNKMTGAAEQYQYILRDESMHCNFGIDLINQIKLENPQLWTSAFKDEIKSIFEKAVELEYRYAEDTMPRGVLGLNAPMFKGYLRYICNRRCLQIGLDAMFPNEENPFPWMSEMIDLKKERNFFETRVIEYQTGGALSWE, encoded by the coding sequence ATGTTGAATTGGGAAGAGGAAGTCGCTCCGGCACTAGCCAAGGCGAATCTTGCACCGCAACCGGTTGCAGTAGAGCCGCAGCGCCCACAGGTAGATCAGGTTGCTCAAGTAGCTCCTCAAGTTGTTTCTGCTGCCCCAGCGCAAGCTGCTGCAGTTGGTGGTGCTGCCTTGCGTGTCAATGCCGCTGACAAGCGCGTTATTAATGCCAAGACTGACGTTAATCAGTTGGTTCCTTTCAAGTACAAGTGGGCTTGGGAGAAGTATTTAGCCGGTTGTGCAAATCACTGGATGCCACAAGAGATCAATATGAACCGCGATATCGCGCTTTGGAAAGATCCGAATGGCCTGACAGAAGATGAGCGTCGCATCATCAAGCGCAATCTGGGTTTCTTTACGACTGCAGATTCTTTGGCAGCAAACAACATTGTTTTGGGTACTTATCGCCACATTACTGCTCCAGAATGCCGCCAATACCTATTGCGCCAGGCTTTTGAAGAGGCAATTCACACCCACGCGTACCAATATATTGTGGAATCTTTAGGCTTAGATCAGGCTGAAATCTTCAATGCGTACAACGAAATTGAATCCATTCGCGCCAAAGATCAATTCTTAATTCCCTTTATTGATGTTTTAACTGACCCGAATTTTCAGACTGGCACATTAGAAAACGATCAAAAGTTGCTCCGATCACTCATTGTTTTTGCTTGCGTGATGGAAGGTTTGTTCTTTTATGTTGGTTTTACGCAAATACTTGCAATGGGTCGTCAAAACAAAATGACGGGCGCTGCTGAGCAGTATCAATACATCCTTCGCGATGAGTCTATGCACTGCAATTTTGGCATTGATTTGATTAACCAAATCAAGCTGGAGAACCCGCAGCTATGGACTTCCGCGTTCAAAGACGAGATCAAATCCATCTTCGAAAAAGCAGTCGAATTAGAGTACCGTTATGCCGAAGATACGATGCCTCGCGGAGTGCTCGGATTGAACGCCCCGATGTTCAAAGGGTACCTAAGATACATCTGTAATCGTAGATGTTTGCAAATAGGACTTGACGCGATGTTCCCAAATGAAGAGAATCCATTTCCATGGATGTCAGAAATGATTGATCTTAAGAAAGAAAGAAACTTTTTTGAGACACGCGTTATTGAGTATCAAACTGGCGGTGCGCTAAGTTGGGAGTAG